TTCTGTATTAAGTATAGCATTTCATGAACCTAGGTGAGTTAATGAAGAAGCGGGCCGGCTTGGTAGCGGGTCCCCTGGCTTTTATATTCCTTAATTATTTCTTCAAGGCTCCTCAATTGGAAGCTGAGGCTCAGGCGGTTTTAGCTTGCAGTGCCTGGATTGCCATTTGGTGGATTACCGAAGCAATTGCTATTTCGGCCACGGCCTTATTACCCATTGTGCTTTTTCCTTTGAGTGGCGCCATGCCCTTAAAGGAGGCGGTAGGCGGCTATAGTCATCCCTATATTTTTCTCTTTATCGGCGGCTTCGTTTTGGCCTTATCCATGGAGAAATGGAATTTACATCGCCGTTTGGCCTTGATGATTATTAAAGCGATTGGCAGCAGTCCACCTCGAATTATATTGGGCTTTATGTTGGCCACTGCTTTTTTGAGTATGTGGATTTCCAATACGGCGACCACCGTAATGATGTTGCCTATTGGTTTGGCGATCATTCGCTTGTCTAGCGATCAGAATGATTTTAGCAAGGCCTTAATGTTGGCCATTGCCTATAGTGCTTCGATCGGAGGAATAGCCACCATTATTGGAACGCCTCCTAATTTGATATTAGCGGGGGTATTAGAAGAAACTTATGGAGTGGAACTTAGCTTTATGAAATGGTTTGTTTTTGGACTTCCCTTCGCTTTGATTTTGCTCTTTATCACATGGTATTACATCAGTTATAAGGCCTTTCGCTTAAAGGATCTGAATTTAAGTGGGGTGAGTGAAAATGTGGAGGAGCAAATTCAAGCTTTGGGGCCATTGAGCGCTCCCGAGATACGCATCTTGATCATATTTGGATTAACGGCTTTCGCTTGGATTAGTAGATCCTTTTTGTTACAACAGTGGATTCCCGCTTTGGATGATGCCATAATAGCCATCGTAGCAGCCCTGATTTTGTTTATCGTTCCGTCAAAAATGGGCGCTGGTCCCATCATGGACTGGGAGGATATGAGAGGCCTCCCCTGGGGTGTCTTATTATTATTTGGAGGGGGAATATCCCTGGCCATAGGCTTTGCCCGTAGTGGCTTAGCCGATTGGCTGGGGCATCAGCTCAGTAGTTTGGAAGGAACCGGCTTTTTAATGCTACTCTTAATTTTGGTCGTATCGGTAAACTTCTTAACGGAGATTACTTCCAATTTAGCTACCACTTCAGTCGTGTTACCCATATTAGCGCCTTTGGCCTTAAGCCTCGACTTGCATCCTTTTAGCTTGATGGTAGCGGTAGCTATCGCTGCTTCCTGTGCTTTTATGCTTCCGGTAGCCACACCACCCAATGCCCTCGTTTTTGGCAGTGGCGTGATTCAATTAAAGGACATGCTGCGCACCGGTATTTGGCTTAACCTGCTATCGGCTTTCTTGCTGATCTTCTTTGTTTATTTCATCTTACCCTGGTTCTGGGGTTTTGATCCTGGAGTGCATCCTGAAAATTTCGGTTGAATTGCAATTTCAACCTAGCTTCGATCTTATTTTGGAACTGCCTACTCTATACATCCTAGATCGAATTTGTAATTCGATCTTATCTAAATCACCCCTTCCTTGACTAAGGCTTTATACTCCTCATCACTAAAGAGCCTGGACCGAATTATAAACCTTTCTCCATAAGGGATTTCCAAAGAAAAGCTGGAGCCCCGGCCGCGGGTGCTGTCTAAGGTGAGGTGGGTATGCTTCCAATACTCATATTGGTCTCGCGACATGTAAAAGGGATGTTCCAGGATATGCCCGAGCAAGACATCGCTTTCGCCGATTTTAAATTCACCGCGCTCAAAGCACATGGGAGCGGAGCCATCACAGCAGCCACCACTTTGATGAAACATTAAATCACCATACTGCGCTTCGAGTTTATGAATGAGGTCTAAAGCCGCTTCTGTAGCACCAATGCGTTCAATTTTCATAAGCTGTTTTTTTGAAATGAAAAGCCCCGACACAGGCGGTCGGGGCCAGTATGAAAATGGCTATCTACTAAAAGAAGCCCAGTTTATTCTTGTCGTAAGAAATCAACATATTCTTGGTTTGGCGATAGTGATTCAGCATCATTTTATGCGTTTCACGACCAAAGCCTGATTTCTTATAACCACCAAAGGGTGCATGGGCAGGATAGGCATGGTAGCAGTTTACCCAAACCCGACCGGCTTTAATCTCACGGGGTAGTTTGTAGATCTCATGCGCATCGCGAGTCCAAACGCCAGCTCCTAAACCATATAGGGTATCATTGGCGATTTCAATCGCTTCTTCCATGGTTTTAAAGGTGGTTACTGAGGTTACAGGACCAAAGATCTCTTCCTGGAAAACTCGCATTTTATTGTGGCCTTTCAAGATGGTAGGCTGAATGTAATAGCCTTCTTCCAAACCTGAATTAAGATTGGCGGCAGCTCCTCCGCAAAGCACCTCGGCACCTTCTTGCTTGCCAATTTCGATATAGGAAAGGATTTTCTCGTACTGATCATTGGAAGCTTGAGCACCCATCATGGTATCTTCCGCTAAGGGATGGCCCATTTTAATCGCTTTGGTACGAGCTACCACGCGCTCCATAAATTTGTCATAGATGTCTTCGTGCACCAAAATCCGTGAGGGACAAGTACATACTTCCCCTTGGTTTAAGGCAAACATCACTGCGCCTTCCACACATTTATCGAAGAAGGCATCATCGGCATCGGCAATGCTTTTCATGAAGATATTAGGTGATTTACCTCCTAATTCCATGGTAACCGGAATTAGGTTTTCAGAGGCATATTGCATGATCAAACGACCGGTAGTAGTTTCACCAGTAAAGGCCACTTTGGCTACTCGTGGGGAGGTGGCGAGGGGTTTTCCGGCTTCAGGACCAAAGCCGCTTACCACATTAATTACCCCGGCAGGAACTACCTCGGCAATTAATTCCATTAAAACCATAATGCTGGTAGGAGTTTGCTCAGCAGGCTTTACTACGGTAGTACATCCGGCTGCCAAAGCAGGGGCAATTTTCCAGGTAGCCATTAAAAGCGGGAAGTTCCAAGGGATAATCTGACCTACCACTCCCAAGGGCTCCTGCAGGTTAATGCTGACCGTATTTTCATCATGCTCCGACATGGTGCTTTCATCGGCACGTATAACGCCGGCGAAATAGCGGAAGTGATCAATACAAAGGGGGATGTCGGCAGCACGGGTTTCGCGTAAAGCTTTACCATTGTCCAGGGTTTCTACCCGCGCCAATAATTCGGCATTGGCCTCCAAAATGTCGGCAATCTTTAAAAGGGTATTGCTACGCTCAATAGCGCTGGCCTTACTCCAGGTGGCAAAAGCCTTGTGGGCAGCATCCAGAGCGAGCTCAATATCCTGCGCATTTCCTTGGGCGGCATGGGAGAGAACTTTACCGTCAACCGGACTAATATTTTCAAAATAGGCACCGCTGCTAGGCTTTATCCACTCACCACCAATAAAGTGATTGTACTGATTTTTAATTTGGGGGCGCTCCACCGCTTGGTGTGGCGTATTCATTACATCCATGTTCAATGTTTTTTTGATTAGACCCTCTCAAAGTCAAAACATTAAAACAGATTCAATTTGCTGCGCGTCCCTTTCAATTTGCTCAAAGTCTAAAATTGAAAGCCTTTTTGTCTGCGTCTATACTTTTTTGCTCTGCGTCTAAAATGCTTGAGCTACAGTTAATTATTGTAGATTTGACAGTATAGCTAAAGGAAGAATTTTATGCCGAACTATTTGCAGCAGCCTTCGCTAACCCAGTCGCGGGATTTAAAGAGCTTGGTCGAGAACCGCACCACTTACAGCCACAATCAATTTGAATTAAATGTCTTTGAAACACATTTAAAGGCGCATGAGGTGGAGTTGCAGTTTCAAGACTTTGTTTTTACCTCCATGTTTAGAGGGAAGAAGGTGATGCATTTAGAAGGTAAAGGCGCATTTGATTATCTACCAGGTGAATCGGTAATCATCGCACCCGGTGAAAAAATGGTCATCGACTTTCCTGAAGCCTGTGAGGAGAATCCCACCCAATGCCTGGCAATTGAAATTGGTGATGATCTGATTTCAAAAACTGCAGATCTTCTCAATGAGAAATTCAATAAACCCCAGGCTTGTGGCGATTGGAGTTTAGATATGAAAATCCATCATCTTTTAAATGGTGAGGATTTAGCCAATGCCCTCAATCGATTGGTACATCTTTCCGTTAATGAGCAGGCCAAGCTTAAAGATGCCTTGCTGGATTTAGCCATGCAGGAAATGATCATCCGATTAATGCAAACTCAGGCTCGTAGCTTATTGATCCGCGATTATAAGCGTAGTTCGGTATCTAATCCTATGTCTGCGGCTGTGGAGTACCTGTCTCAACATCTCACCGAAAGTATTGCCATGAAGGATATCGCCGCGAAGGCCTGCATGAGTCGCGCGAAATTCTTTGCCAAGTTTAAAGAGATGTATGGCGAAACTCCCGCCCGCTTCTTACAGCGTTTACGATTGGAAAAGGCCCGCCAATTACTCCTTAATACCGAAGCCAGCATTAGTGAAGTAGCGATGAGTTGCGGTTTTGAGAATCTATCCCATTTTACTACCGCCTTTAAAAAGGAAACCGGCCAAACTCCTGGCCAGTACCGCAAAGTCGATTGGGCTTCTTAATCAAATTTACATTCTGCATCTAGCTTGAATTTGTAACTAGCTTGAATTTGCAATTCAAGCTAAAGCCATTGTCGGTCGAATTGCAAATTCGACCTAGGCACTTTCTATTATTGCGGCATCATCTAGTCTAGCATCTAAAATCTACCGTCTATCGTCTCAATATTTAATCATTTGATTAAATCTCTTGTTTAATTCCTTTTTTCTGCTTTACATTTGCCTAAGATTTAAGGTAATGGCCCCCAAAACGGACGAAAGCACAGAGTTGAAAATCAAGGAAGCAGCACGAAAGGTATTCCATAGCAAGGGATTTGCCGGGGCCAAAACGCGAGATATCGCAGAGGAAGCAGGTATCAACCTAGCGCTCTTGAATTACTATTTCCGCTCCAAGCAAAAGCTTTTTGAAATCATCATGCTCGAGTCCATGCAGCAGTTTATGCATTCGATGTCGGGTGTGTTTAATGATACCGATTCGACTTTTGAAGAAAAGCTGGAGCTGATTGCCGAGCGCTATTTGAATCTCTTTAGTCAGGAACCCGATCTCCCCATTTTTATGCTTACCGAATTAAGGCAGGGCCAAGGGGCGGAGGTTATTAAGCATATCAATCTAAGATCCATTTTATTGGAATCGTATTTCGTAAAGCAGTACGCGGAGCTGCAAGGCCAAGGCAAAATTGGGCCCATGCCTTTCCTGCAATTTGTACTCAATTTAATGTCGTTCTGCGTCTTTCCTTTTATGGCGGCGCCCATCATTAAGCATATTGGTGGATTAAAGGATGCAGACTTTGCAGCTATGGTGGAAGAGCGAAAGCGCTTGATTCCGATTTGGGTGCAAAGTATGCTGCGGGCCGACTAATATTTTTTTGACTGTAGATTAAACAAATGATTAAATCAAAATACTAAGATGAATCGAAAAGTGAAGATTAGTTATTGGGGGCTTCTGCTCTTTTTGCTGTCGATTGGACTGCAAGGGCAGACCTTGTCGCTTGATTCCTGTTTGCAGTGGGCGCGGCAAAATTATCCCTCCATCAAACAATTGGATTTAATAGCCCAGTCGGAGAACTATTCCGTTTCCAATGTGCGCAAGGCTTATTTGCCCCAATTTCAGTTGGCGGGTCAGGCGACCTATCAGTCGGATGTAACTTCCTTACCGATACAGATTCCCAATATGAATATCCCTGAATTGAGCAAAGATCAGTATCGGGTATACGGGGAGCTCAATCAATCCTTAACTGCGCTTTTTACAACTTCAGGCAAGGAAGATTTAACCCGCGCCCAAATGGCTGTTCAGGATAAGCAAGTACAAGTGGAGCTTTATAAAATTCGGGAGCGGGTAATTCAATTGTATTTCGGGATCATGCTTTTAGAAATTCAGGAGGATCAATTGCAATTGACTCGATCTGATTTGGAGGCCAGACAAAAGGAAATGCAAGCCGCATTGGATAATGGAATAATCACTTCCGTGGATTTGGCGCAAATCAAGGCGGAAATGCTAAAGTTGGATCAGAAGCAATTTGACTTGCGGTCTATGGACAAGGCTTACCGCGCTATGTTTAGCCAGATGATTGGTCGC
The Croceimicrobium hydrocarbonivorans genome window above contains:
- a CDS encoding SLC13 family permease; translation: MNLGELMKKRAGLVAGPLAFIFLNYFFKAPQLEAEAQAVLACSAWIAIWWITEAIAISATALLPIVLFPLSGAMPLKEAVGGYSHPYIFLFIGGFVLALSMEKWNLHRRLALMIIKAIGSSPPRIILGFMLATAFLSMWISNTATTVMMLPIGLAIIRLSSDQNDFSKALMLAIAYSASIGGIATIIGTPPNLILAGVLEETYGVELSFMKWFVFGLPFALILLFITWYYISYKAFRLKDLNLSGVSENVEEQIQALGPLSAPEIRILIIFGLTAFAWISRSFLLQQWIPALDDAIIAIVAALILFIVPSKMGAGPIMDWEDMRGLPWGVLLLFGGGISLAIGFARSGLADWLGHQLSSLEGTGFLMLLLILVVSVNFLTEITSNLATTSVVLPILAPLALSLDLHPFSLMVAVAIAASCAFMLPVATPPNALVFGSGVIQLKDMLRTGIWLNLLSAFLLIFFVYFILPWFWGFDPGVHPENFG
- a CDS encoding DUF779 domain-containing protein, with the translated sequence MKIERIGATEAALDLIHKLEAQYGDLMFHQSGGCCDGSAPMCFERGEFKIGESDVLLGHILEHPFYMSRDQYEYWKHTHLTLDSTRGRGSSFSLEIPYGERFIIRSRLFSDEEYKALVKEGVI
- a CDS encoding aldehyde dehydrogenase family protein, translating into MNTPHQAVERPQIKNQYNHFIGGEWIKPSSGAYFENISPVDGKVLSHAAQGNAQDIELALDAAHKAFATWSKASAIERSNTLLKIADILEANAELLARVETLDNGKALRETRAADIPLCIDHFRYFAGVIRADESTMSEHDENTVSINLQEPLGVVGQIIPWNFPLLMATWKIAPALAAGCTTVVKPAEQTPTSIMVLMELIAEVVPAGVINVVSGFGPEAGKPLATSPRVAKVAFTGETTTGRLIMQYASENLIPVTMELGGKSPNIFMKSIADADDAFFDKCVEGAVMFALNQGEVCTCPSRILVHEDIYDKFMERVVARTKAIKMGHPLAEDTMMGAQASNDQYEKILSYIEIGKQEGAEVLCGGAAANLNSGLEEGYYIQPTILKGHNKMRVFQEEIFGPVTSVTTFKTMEEAIEIANDTLYGLGAGVWTRDAHEIYKLPREIKAGRVWVNCYHAYPAHAPFGGYKKSGFGRETHKMMLNHYRQTKNMLISYDKNKLGFF
- a CDS encoding AraC family transcriptional regulator is translated as MPNYLQQPSLTQSRDLKSLVENRTTYSHNQFELNVFETHLKAHEVELQFQDFVFTSMFRGKKVMHLEGKGAFDYLPGESVIIAPGEKMVIDFPEACEENPTQCLAIEIGDDLISKTADLLNEKFNKPQACGDWSLDMKIHHLLNGEDLANALNRLVHLSVNEQAKLKDALLDLAMQEMIIRLMQTQARSLLIRDYKRSSVSNPMSAAVEYLSQHLTESIAMKDIAAKACMSRAKFFAKFKEMYGETPARFLQRLRLEKARQLLLNTEASISEVAMSCGFENLSHFTTAFKKETGQTPGQYRKVDWAS
- a CDS encoding TetR/AcrR family transcriptional regulator translates to MAPKTDESTELKIKEAARKVFHSKGFAGAKTRDIAEEAGINLALLNYYFRSKQKLFEIIMLESMQQFMHSMSGVFNDTDSTFEEKLELIAERYLNLFSQEPDLPIFMLTELRQGQGAEVIKHINLRSILLESYFVKQYAELQGQGKIGPMPFLQFVLNLMSFCVFPFMAAPIIKHIGGLKDADFAAMVEERKRLIPIWVQSMLRAD
- a CDS encoding TolC family protein; translation: MNRKVKISYWGLLLFLLSIGLQGQTLSLDSCLQWARQNYPSIKQLDLIAQSENYSVSNVRKAYLPQFQLAGQATYQSDVTSLPIQIPNMNIPELSKDQYRVYGELNQSLTALFTTSGKEDLTRAQMAVQDKQVQVELYKIRERVIQLYFGIMLLEIQEDQLQLTRSDLEARQKEMQAALDNGIITSVDLAQIKAEMLKLDQKQFDLRSMDKAYRAMFSQMIGRSAQNAQFEKPGNREQAVEINRPELQLFSQQQRAIDLQRDLVDQQKLPQISLFFQGGYGRPALNMLNNDFDLYYIGGLRLQWNFSSFYTAGNQKKILKLEQSKVSAQQESFVYQTQLQLAQELADLERLDSVMSKDLSLLELQEEILESSAVQLKEGTLQTSEYLRRLNNVSRTRQDLELHRLQRLMAEYQYANTQGN